The genomic segment CCGTGAGCGTGCAAGGTTGAGCAAAGGACGGCCATTGGCATTGCCATGCTTGCGCTTGGCCGTCCGCTCGGTAATACCGACTCGCTAACTGCATCGAAAGCCGGGCCATTGCTGAACCTTACCCTCTATGACCTCATCATTCGCTTCGGCGCCTATCTGTTGGTGGCCGCCATTGCCGGCCTCCTCGCGCAGGTGGTGCTGCGCGCCATGGGCGGCAAGGCGTCGCCCGAAGGTGGCGGCGCCGGTTACGGTGTCTTCGATGGTGTCGGACTGATCGGAGCGCTGATCTTCAAGCAGGGTTGGGGGCGCAGTCCACAGCCCGAGCCCGGCAGCATGTGGGGAGGGCGCCTCGGCCTCGTCGTCTGGGTGCTTGTGACGCTGGCCCTGACCCTGCTGGCCGTTTGGGGCCTGCGCTATCTCCGGCCCACAATTGCCTCGTTCGGCACCAACGTCTTCACGCAAGGGGCAATTTCCATCCTCAACGTCAGCACCGATATCGGCATCTGGTTCGCGCTCATCTCGCTCCTGCCCATGCCGCCGCTATTGGGTGGCAACATCCTTCTCGCCCTCTTTCCGGGCCTGCGGCCTGCCGCGCGCGGCTTCTACTGGCCGGGCACGGCTCTCGTCGCTCTCTTCGTCGGCCTCGGCTTTGCCGAAGCGACCCTCGCACCGGCCTGGGCAACTCTGCGCAACTGGATGCTGGCCTAGCTATTCGAGCGCGGCCTCGACGCCGTAGCGATCAGCGATCTGCCCCAGCGTGCCGTCGCTCTTGATCTCCCCCAGTACCTGCTCCAGCCGGCGCTTGAGCGTCAGGTCGCCGCGCCAGAGGCCGAGTACGACCGGATAACGCTCGAGCGGCAGTTCGCTCACCTGCCAGCCGTGGGCATCCGCCATCGCCGTCGTGGCCAGCACCTCGCCGATCCCCCCGGCCAACTCGCCCGTCTCGATCTTGGCAGCGATCGCCTCCATGCCCGGCACCAGCCTCACCCGCGCTTCGTTTTCCTTGAGATAGCGGCTGAGCGCAATGCGATCGAGGCCCGTGAGGCCCGGGTAGAAACCCACCAGCGCGCCCTTGAGCTCAAGATGGCCGCCCGGCGAGGCCACGGCCCAGCCCGTATGGAGATAGGGTTGGGTGACGTCGAGGAACGAGCGCGTCCGCGTCGAATCCACCGTCCCGCCCGCCAGGAGCTGGCAGGTCGTGCGCGTCACCCGCCAGTTGCGCGGGTTGAAGTCCCTGCCCATGGCCGCAATGCGGTTGAGGTCGAGCCGCAAATCCATGCGCGCCGTAATCTCTTCGAGCAGCTCGACGTCAAACCCCGGACGGCTCGCCTCCGCCGTCACCAGCGGCGGGTACGCCTCGGGCACGCAGACGCGCAGGACGCCACTTTTCTCCACCTCGGCCAGCGACGTGTCCGGCGGCAGCAGATAGAGCGCCGCCAGCAGCGCGAAGAGCACCGCCGCCGTGCCGATATCGCGCAGGAACCGGCGCAACCCCTTGAGCGCACTCATCCGCGGCGGAATTCCCAAACGGCGAGAAGGAAGAACGTCAGCGTCATGCCGCCCAGCACCAGGTAGTTCGTGGTGGGATCGAACTGGTGGAAGTTGATCAGCACCCCGCGCAGCGCGTCCACGCAATAGGTGATCGGGTTGATCCTGACGATCGCCACCAGCCACTCGGGATAGTTGACCACGCTCTGCGCCGCCGTCAGCGACGGGTCGAGCGGAAAGATCGAACTCGAAGTGAAGTAGAGCGGTAGGATCACGAGATTGGAAAACACCCCGAACCCCTCGAAACTCTTGATGCGGCTGGCGATGATGACGCCCAGCGACGTTAGCCCGAACGAGAGTACGAACATCAGCCCGAGCGCCGAAAGGATCGCCTGCGGCGTGATCGTCACGTCCACGAACCGCGCCAGCACCAGGACGAAGCAGCCATGGAACATGGCCACCGTCGCCCCGCCCAGGATCTTGCCGAGCAGGATCGTCTCGCGCGCCAGCGGCGACACCAGTACCTCACGCAGGAATCCGAACTGCCGGTCCCAGATCACCGAGATCGCCGACTGCACGGAGGTGTAGAGAATGTTGAGGACGATCACCGCCGGAAAGATGAACTGCAGGTAGGTGAACGGCACCACATAGCGCACCTCCCCATAGACCTCGCCCCGGAAATAGGGATTGAGGCCTATACCCATCACCAGCACCCACAGGAGCGGGCGGCTGAAGCCACCGAGCAATTGCCCCCTGTCGCGCAGTGCGCGCTTGATCTCCCGCAGCCAGACCGCATAGAGCCCGGCAACCTGGATCCATGCCAGGCGCTGCCAGGAATCATCGTTGTCTTCCGCCCAGATATCGGCCTCGAGGGCCGTCGCGCTTGCCTCGCTCATCGCGTGTGCTCCCCGCCCTGTCGCGCAAAACTGAGCGTCCGCTCGCGCGGGCTCGCCTCCTGGTCGCGTGGCGCCTTGCCCGTCAGCGTCAGGAATACGCTTTCGAGGCTCGGCCGCTCGACGTCGAGGCTCCGGATGCGCGTCCCGAAGCGTTCGAGGAAATCCTCGACCGCCGCATCGTCAACGTCCGAGATCAGGATGCCTTCCCCGCTGGTCGCCCCGCGTGGGCCGTAATGGGCTAGGATCTCGGTCTTGGCGGCGCTGTCCTTGGGGCGGATGCGCAGGTATTCGCGTCCGATCGTGTGCTTGAGTTCGTCCGGAGTGCCCATCGCCAGCACCGCGCCGTGGTCGATCACGCACACGCGGTCGCAGCGCTCCACTTCCTCGATATAGTGGGTGGTCACCACGATGGTGAGCCCGCGCAATTCCTGAAGCCTGCGCAGGTAGAACCAGATACGCTCCCGCGATTGCGCGTCTAGCCCCACAGTCGGTTCGTCCAGGAATAGCACGCGTGAATTGTGTACAAGCGCCCGGGCAATCTCGAGCCGTCGCTTCATGCCCGAGGAGAGCGTGCGCACCAGCCGTTCCTTGACCTCGCCCAGTTCCACCAGTTCGAGCAGCGCATCGATGCGCTTCTGGCTCACGGACATCGGCACCCCATAAGCGAGCGCGTGGAACTTGAGGTTTTCCTCAACGCTCAGCCGGTCGTCGAGGCTCGGTTCCTGGAACACCACTCCGATATTGCGCCGCGCGCGCAGCGGACTTTTGAGCACATCGACGCCGGCGATGCGCGCCGTGCCCGAATTGGGCTTGAGGATGGTGCAGAGGATGGAAAGGAGCGTGGTCTTGCCGGCGCCGTTCGGCCCGAGCAGCGCGAACAGTTCGCCCCGCCCCACATCGAAACTCACGCCGCCGAGCGCTTGGTGTTCGCCATAGCGCTTGGCGAGGTCCTTGACCTCGATGACGGGGGATGGAACGGCGGCTGGCCGCCCGGCTCCTGTGTTCATGCCTGTCTCCACGCTGAACGCGAGAACCATCGGGCGGAAATGCAGATGGCCTGAGAGTTTCCTTTCCCTATAGCGGCTTAGGCAGACCGGTCGAACGCTCAATCCTCAATTACATACATTGCGCCAACGTTGGGGGTGCTCGGCTTGACGCACCTCCGGGCGGCGCTGATAACTCGATGCGATATACTGAGTTCTTAGGGAATCTCCGACACGACTCTGGTTGACGATCCAAGGATCGGCAGCGTTGCCGGCCGCCAGGGCTCAGTTCGACTAAATTGTGTTAGGAACTGCTATGCGTAAGACATGGATGGGTCTGGGGATGTTCGTGGTGCTGGCCGCCGCGACCCCGGCTCTTGCAGAAGATGCTGCCACCAGGACTATCCAGGATGGCGTTTATACTGCCGAACAGGCCGATCGCGGCGCCGAGCTTGTGGGCAATGCCTGCTCGCTCTGCCACGGCAACACCCTGCGCGGTTCGCCCGCCGGTCCCTCGGTGATGAGCGGCTTCTTCGACAAGTGGGGCAGCAAGCCCCTGGCCGAGCTCTACACCTACATTTCCACCGAGATGCCCGCCGACAATCCGGGCGGCATGGAGCCGGCTGAATATGCCGACATCACCGCCCGCATCCTGAGCCTCGCCGGTGCCCCCGAGGGCAGCGAGGAACTGGTTCCGGACGAGGCCGTGCTGGCCAACATCACCATCGTCGACAAGGCCAAGTAAGCCGAGGTCGACGACCTGTCGTCAAGCGGCGGCGCCCCCCGGTGCCGCCGTTTGCTATTCGAGGATGCCCTGCACCCGCCATTCGGTCCGCACCGCCCGGTCGATGTCCAGGTCGCTGCGCTGCACGAGGAAGCGGCACCCGGCCCTGAGGAACCGGCTGCGCAGGTCCTCCCGCCACTGGCGATAGAGCGTCTTGTATTCCCCGATGGCCGCCCGGTCGGCGGTGAAGTCGAACTCGATGCCGCTCTCCCCGTCACGCAGCCGTACTTCGGACTGCCCGTTGAACTCGGGATCCTCCTCCTGCGGCGCGCCAACGGCGATGGCGAGCAACTCCACCCCCGCTGGCCGTGACAGGGCGTTGGCAGGTGCGGCCTCTCCCATCCAGTCGCTGAGCGCGATGATGAGCCCGCCTTGGGCCGAGCCCAGCACCTGCCGCAGTCCGCGCGCAAATCCACCCCCGGAGGGCTTCTGGCGCGCCAGCCACTCGAAGAGCGTCGCCGCACGCCCGACCCCGCTCACGCGCGGCGAGATATGCAGCCGGCCAGCCGACCACACGGCCATCTGCACCCCGTCGCCGCCGGCAAGACCCGCGAAGGCCATCAGGCTCGCCAGCGTCGTTGCGAACGCAAACTTCTCCGGTTCGCCGAAGGCCATCGAGGCGCTGCCGTCGATGAGGATGGTCACCCGCGCTGGCCGATGCACCTCATACTGGCGCACGTGATGTTCCCCGCGCCGGGCAAAGACCGCCGCATCGAGGTACCTGAAGTCGTCGCCCGCCTCGTAGGGGCGATAGTCGGCGAACTCCATGCCTGGCCCCTTCTGGCGCGAACGGCGCTCGCCGGTTCCGGCAGGGGCGGTGCTGCCGCCCAGGCGCAAGCGGCTGCGCGAAAGCTCCTGGAGCAGGGCGGGCGAGGGAGTCATTTCGAGCCGTGCGCCACCGAACGCCACGTATCGAGCAGCAGGCCTTCGGCGTCGATACCCTCGGCGATCCCTTCATAGTTCAGCTGGAACCGATGCCGCAGCGTTGCCAGCAACACCGCCTCGAGGTCGTCCAGGCTCACATTGTAGCGGCCCTCGAGAAGTGCCCGGCCCTTCGCCGCCAGTACCAGCGACTGGGCGCCGCGCGGGCTCACGCCGAACCGGACGTAATCGGCAATGCGCTTGCTCACGCCCTCGCCGTCCGGCTGCGTGGCGATGACGAACCGCGCCACCATCCGTCGCAGATGCGCCGCGATCGGCACGGCCCGTGTCAGACGCTGCAACTCGAGAATTTCGGCGGCAGAAAGCACCTGTTGCGGCTCGGCATTTCGCGTCCCTGTCGTCTGGTCGAGGATGGCATCCAGGTCATCCTCGCTCGGAAAGGCGACGACCGTCTTCATCAGGAAGCGGTCGATCTGGGCCTCGGGAAGCTGATAGGTCCCCTCCATCTCGATCGGGTTCTGCGTAGCCAAGACGAAGAGAGGCTCGGGCAGGCTCATGGTCCGGCCGGACACCGTCACCGTCCGCTCCTGCATCGCCTCGAGCAGTGCCGATTGCGTCTTGGGCGTGGCGCGGTTGATTTCGTCGGCAAGCAGGATCTGGGTGAAGATCGGCCCCGGGCGGAACTCGACCTCGGTGCGCCCCGTCTCGGCATTCGGGCTCAGCGCCAGGCCGCCCGTGACGTCGGCCGGCATCAGGTCCGGCGTGAACTGGATGCGGGCGAAATCGAGCCCGGTGACGGTTCCGAGCGTGCGCACCAGCAGCGTCTTGCCCACGCCCGGTGCCCCTTCGAGCAGTACGTGGCCGCCGCTGATAATGGCGGTCAGCAATTGCTCGATCACCGCCTCCTGGCCCACGACCGCCTTGCCGATCTCGCGCCGTGCCGCGACCAGCCGGTTCAAGAGCGCGTTGAGGCCATCGAGGCTTTCCGGCGGCAGCGTCGGGTGCTTGGTGATGTCGTTCATTGCACGCATTCCTTGGAGTGTATGTCTGTCATGCCGCCCGCTCGAATACGGGGGCAGAAACGGTTTGGCGGCGCCCGGCGACGAGTCCGGGCAAGTAGCGCAAGACGAGGCTGGCGAGGAACAGCGCCGCCGCCAGCACGGTCCAGGCCTGCCAGCCGGAAGCCCATGCCCACCGGCTCTCCGGCCGGGGCGCTGACCCTTCGCCGGCCATCACGCCCCCGGTAATGCGCACCAGGCTTTCGAGCGTGACGGCGTCCGTACCGGTCTGGCTGAGCGCGGCCGGGTAGGAGACGTGCAGGCTCTGGCTGCCCGCCAGCTCCCCGATGCGCGCCGTGATTTCGTAGTCGCCGTCTTCCGGCAGGCTCCAGCGCCCTTCCCAGTGTGCGGGCGCAGTTTCGATCATTCGCATCGTCCCCGCGCTCGGACCGCTCACCGCGACGCTCGGCAGGTCCGTGCTCGCTACCCGCGCCAGCGCTTGATCGCCCTCGCGCACCACATCGAGTTTTACTTCCGTCTGCGGAGGCGGCACGAGCCCGCGCACGATCTGTGCCCAGAAGCGCGGATAGTCGGGCAGGGCGTTCCAACCGGCGCTCCAGCGCCCCGTCGCCTGTGTCGCCAGCGAAAGAACCTGTCCGGCGCCATAGCGCCACGAGGCCATGATGGGCACCACATTGCCCTCCTCGTCGTTCGTGGCCAGATGCAGGTGCGCGCGTGGCTTGGCAGTCGTATCCACGTAGCCGTCAAGCGGCGGCACGTTATCCGGTGCCGCTTTGAGGAAGGCGTCGTTCCGGTTGAGCCATTGCGGCGTCACCGTGCGCTCCTTGACCGGAGACGTCTCGGAAAGCAGAGCCTCCTGCGCCAGGATCCCTGGCAGAGCGCGGAAGTCCCGTGACCAGTGGAAGGCGCCGCCGCCCAGTGCCGCGATGTTGGAAAGGCTCGTCGGATCGGCCGCATCCCCGATCGCAATCGCCGATACCGTGATGCCGTCGGCGCGGGCCTCCCCGAGCAGGCCCTCGAAATCGCCCGGTTGCGTGAGCCCGTCCGAGATCACCACGATGTGGCGCTTGGGCAGGTCGAGACCCCTCAGCATCGTCACCGCGTCCGAAAGCGCCGGATAGACCGCCGTCCCGCCATCGGCATCGAGCTGGCTGAGCGCGCTGCGGATCGCCGCGTCGGCGCCCGCTTCCTGAAGCGGCAGCACCGTGTGGGCGGAGGAGTCGAAGGCGACGATGCCCACCTGGCTTTGCGGGTTGAGAAGCCCCGTGGCGTTGAGCACGGCGGCCTTGGCGATCGAGAGCCTGTCCATGCCCCCCTCGTCGCGCTGCATGCTCCCGGATCGGTCGAGCACGAACACGAAGCCGGTTTTGGGGGCGTTGCGTGGCACTCGGCTGGAAAGGGGCGAGAGGGCTTCGAGCCGAGTTTCGAAATACCCGCCCGTTCCGAAGGAATTGGGGCCTCCCAGCAGCAACAGACCGCGTCCATGGTCGCGCACAGCGGTTTCGAGTTGCTCCTGCTGGCGCGGCGCCAGCGCCGTTGCCGGCACGTCCATCATCACCACCGCGTCATAGTCCAGCCAACCGGCCAGCGACGCGGGCGCGCGTCCCGGCGCCAGCGTCGTCACCGCCAGCCCCTGCAGCCCCAATGCCTCGGCAAAGCTGCTGGCAGCTGCGTCCTGACCGGCCAGCAGGGCCACCCGCGGGCCCGCGCTCGTGGCGATCCAGATGCCTGCCTTTGCAGTCGGCGTGTCGAGGCCGGCGACGCGCACTTCGTAGAAGTGTGTCCCCTCGGCTTGCGCCTCGACCGCCGCCTCGATGCGGTTGCTGCCGTTGGAAAGCTGCGCCTGCTGCGTCGCGATCACGGTGCCGTCCCGCACGATCTCGATGGTCTCGCCCCGGGCGACCCAGCTCTCCACCATCGCGTCGAGCACGAAAATGTCGCCCACAAATACGCGGCTGGGTCCAAAGACGCCTTCCACCGAGACGCCCAGCCTGGCTGGCGGCAGCGCTCCGTCGACCGCCACTCCGCGCTCCGCCAGGGTTCGGAGCGCCGGCGCCAGCATGCCCTCGGTCAGGTTGCCGTCCCACTCGAGAAAGATCCGTCCATCCCGCCCCGCCGGTACGCTTGCCGCCGCCAGCATCAGGGCGTCGCCCGCCGCGCCGCCGGGGCGCTCGCCGTGGCCCATCCCAATGGCCGTCGCGTGGCCGTCGATCTCCCTCGAGCGTTCCGGGGTAGCCGCGATGATCACCTGACGCCCGGCCACCGGCTGCGGCATCGGCACCCCGGCCATGGCCGCCAGCAGGAACAGCAGGCCAAGCGTGAAGGTGCCGACGGTCACCCGGCTCTGCAACCAGCGAGGATGGCGGCGGCGCAATGCCAGCCGCTCCGCGCGCATCGAAAGTGCGAACTCGCCAGCCATCGCCACCAGCGCCAGCCCCAGCAGGAGCCACCAGATCGCCAGCCCCGCGCTGACGGGAGCGACACCGCCTTCCGCAGTGTCCGCCGCTCCAAGCTCGGTCGGGGCAGCATTGACCGCGATCAGGGCGGCGCGGCCATCGGCCGTGCTCACCCGGTAGAGCCCGGCCCTTCCCGGCACGAATGCGGGCTCGAGGCCGGG from the Youhaiella tibetensis genome contains:
- a CDS encoding VWA domain-containing protein codes for the protein MGFASPFWLLLALAGLVLLYLHVRRRPTVTVPSLFLWAQVASGKPTRRPMRMPRWTLPLVLQLLVIAALTLALAGPYLGRSEGTHRILVVDAGARDEAVAAAQRLIDGAPPDAHNPVSIVAAGPSPRIVAAWIEDRAALDAALGWIEPQDGGIDRQRTDALLESLERDGEAANVDWIEGEPRPQLAAQATREGADWLVTGALTVPQGGDHPTALKALFMPEGAPGFLDWADVPLTFEENTARFSTQFALPGAGALSLQAPGGEASARLMLHADASRRVLYLGEPTPAVVRAFQAVPGTSLFQADRLPDNDREFDLVVIDGTSVPRRPETNTLYLGSGHVAGEVAPERIEAEAATFWQPSHPLSREVDWTGLGTIAGFSAPMPDGGQELLGVAGKPLVWARSTRDGREVRIGLDLRTTPWVDEPGYVALMGNVLDWSGLGAAPSDCVTGAACPVPARLLSGAIGLVAETVLAEGEQATRALLPQNAFTGEDGWLAPGLEPAFVPGRAGLYRVSTADGRAALIAVNAAPTELGAADTAEGGVAPVSAGLAIWWLLLGLALVAMAGEFALSMRAERLALRRRHPRWLQSRVTVGTFTLGLLFLLAAMAGVPMPQPVAGRQVIIAATPERSREIDGHATAIGMGHGERPGGAAGDALMLAAASVPAGRDGRIFLEWDGNLTEGMLAPALRTLAERGVAVDGALPPARLGVSVEGVFGPSRVFVGDIFVLDAMVESWVARGETIEIVRDGTVIATQQAQLSNGSNRIEAAVEAQAEGTHFYEVRVAGLDTPTAKAGIWIATSAGPRVALLAGQDAAASSFAEALGLQGLAVTTLAPGRAPASLAGWLDYDAVVMMDVPATALAPRQQEQLETAVRDHGRGLLLLGGPNSFGTGGYFETRLEALSPLSSRVPRNAPKTGFVFVLDRSGSMQRDEGGMDRLSIAKAAVLNATGLLNPQSQVGIVAFDSSAHTVLPLQEAGADAAIRSALSQLDADGGTAVYPALSDAVTMLRGLDLPKRHIVVISDGLTQPGDFEGLLGEARADGITVSAIAIGDAADPTSLSNIAALGGGAFHWSRDFRALPGILAQEALLSETSPVKERTVTPQWLNRNDAFLKAAPDNVPPLDGYVDTTAKPRAHLHLATNDEEGNVVPIMASWRYGAGQVLSLATQATGRWSAGWNALPDYPRFWAQIVRGLVPPPQTEVKLDVVREGDQALARVASTDLPSVAVSGPSAGTMRMIETAPAHWEGRWSLPEDGDYEITARIGELAGSQSLHVSYPAALSQTGTDAVTLESLVRITGGVMAGEGSAPRPESRWAWASGWQAWTVLAAALFLASLVLRYLPGLVAGRRQTVSAPVFERAA
- a CDS encoding ATP-binding cassette domain-containing protein, whose amino-acid sequence is MNTGAGRPAAVPSPVIEVKDLAKRYGEHQALGGVSFDVGRGELFALLGPNGAGKTTLLSILCTILKPNSGTARIAGVDVLKSPLRARRNIGVVFQEPSLDDRLSVEENLKFHALAYGVPMSVSQKRIDALLELVELGEVKERLVRTLSSGMKRRLEIARALVHNSRVLFLDEPTVGLDAQSRERIWFYLRRLQELRGLTIVVTTHYIEEVERCDRVCVIDHGAVLAMGTPDELKHTIGREYLRIRPKDSAAKTEILAHYGPRGATSGEGILISDVDDAAVEDFLERFGTRIRSLDVERPSLESVFLTLTGKAPRDQEASPRERTLSFARQGGEHTR
- a CDS encoding ABC transporter permease, which translates into the protein MSEASATALEADIWAEDNDDSWQRLAWIQVAGLYAVWLREIKRALRDRGQLLGGFSRPLLWVLVMGIGLNPYFRGEVYGEVRYVVPFTYLQFIFPAVIVLNILYTSVQSAISVIWDRQFGFLREVLVSPLARETILLGKILGGATVAMFHGCFVLVLARFVDVTITPQAILSALGLMFVLSFGLTSLGVIIASRIKSFEGFGVFSNLVILPLYFTSSSIFPLDPSLTAAQSVVNYPEWLVAIVRINPITYCVDALRGVLINFHQFDPTTNYLVLGGMTLTFFLLAVWEFRRG
- a CDS encoding cytochrome c; translated protein: MRKTWMGLGMFVVLAAATPALAEDAATRTIQDGVYTAEQADRGAELVGNACSLCHGNTLRGSPAGPSVMSGFFDKWGSKPLAELYTYISTEMPADNPGGMEPAEYADITARILSLAGAPEGSEELVPDEAVLANITIVDKAK
- a CDS encoding DUF58 domain-containing protein: MTPSPALLQELSRSRLRLGGSTAPAGTGERRSRQKGPGMEFADYRPYEAGDDFRYLDAAVFARRGEHHVRQYEVHRPARVTILIDGSASMAFGEPEKFAFATTLASLMAFAGLAGGDGVQMAVWSAGRLHISPRVSGVGRAATLFEWLARQKPSGGGFARGLRQVLGSAQGGLIIALSDWMGEAAPANALSRPAGVELLAIAVGAPQEEDPEFNGQSEVRLRDGESGIEFDFTADRAAIGEYKTLYRQWREDLRSRFLRAGCRFLVQRSDLDIDRAVRTEWRVQGILE
- a CDS encoding AAA family ATPase; the protein is MNDITKHPTLPPESLDGLNALLNRLVAARREIGKAVVGQEAVIEQLLTAIISGGHVLLEGAPGVGKTLLVRTLGTVTGLDFARIQFTPDLMPADVTGGLALSPNAETGRTEVEFRPGPIFTQILLADEINRATPKTQSALLEAMQERTVTVSGRTMSLPEPLFVLATQNPIEMEGTYQLPEAQIDRFLMKTVVAFPSEDDLDAILDQTTGTRNAEPQQVLSAAEILELQRLTRAVPIAAHLRRMVARFVIATQPDGEGVSKRIADYVRFGVSPRGAQSLVLAAKGRALLEGRYNVSLDDLEAVLLATLRHRFQLNYEGIAEGIDAEGLLLDTWRSVAHGSK
- a CDS encoding substrate-binding periplasmic protein → MSALKGLRRFLRDIGTAAVLFALLAALYLLPPDTSLAEVEKSGVLRVCVPEAYPPLVTAEASRPGFDVELLEEITARMDLRLDLNRIAAMGRDFNPRNWRVTRTTCQLLAGGTVDSTRTRSFLDVTQPYLHTGWAVASPGGHLELKGALVGFYPGLTGLDRIALSRYLKENEARVRLVPGMEAIAAKIETGELAGGIGEVLATTAMADAHGWQVSELPLERYPVVLGLWRGDLTLKRRLEQVLGEIKSDGTLGQIADRYGVEAALE